The Phoenix dactylifera cultivar Barhee BC4 unplaced genomic scaffold, palm_55x_up_171113_PBpolish2nd_filt_p 000605F, whole genome shotgun sequence genome includes a window with the following:
- the LOC103701623 gene encoding putative 12-oxophytodienoate reductase 4, whose product MAAIPLLTPHKVGKFDLSHRIVLAPMTRSRSYGNVPQPHAILYYSQRTTKGGLLVTEATGVSDTAQGYPDTPGIWTKEQVEAWKPIVNAVHAKGGLFFCQLWHVGRTSSYAYQPNGQAPISSTDRGIAPVTLHDGSVEEFSPPRRLRTEEIPRIVNDFRLAARNAIEAGFDGVEIHGANGYIIEQFMKDSVNDRSDEYGGSLENRCRFALEIAEAIVEEIGADRVGMRLSPFSDYMECWDSNPEALGLYMVEALNKYGIAYCHLIEPRMAIVDGRRQIPHRLLPMRKAFKGTFIAAGGYDREEGNKVVAEGYTDLVAFGRQFLANPDLPRRFELNAPLNKYNRSTFYTPDPVVGYTDYPVLECKN is encoded by the exons ATGGCTGCCATCCCTCTTCTGACTCCGCACAAAGTGGGCAAATTCGATCTTTCTCATAG GATTGTTTTGGCACCAATGACAAGATCAAGATCCTATGGTAATGTTCCACAACCACATGCTATCTTGTACTACTCTCAGAGGACCACCAAGGGAGGCCTTCTCGTCACCGAAGCCACTGGGGTCTCGGATACGGCCCAAGG ATATCCGGACACTCCTGGGATATGGACAAAGGAACAGGTGGAAGCTTGGAAGCCGATTGTGAATGCCGTCCATGCCAAGGGTGGGCTATTCTTCTGCCAACTTTGGCATGTGGGGAGGACTTCTAGCTACG CTTACCAACCTAATGGACAAGCACCGATTTCTAGCACGGACAGGGGGATCGCACCTGTAACCCTTCACGATGGCAGTGTCGAAGAGTTCTCTCCTCCACGGAGATTAAGAACTGAGGAAATCCCTCGCATCGTCAATGATTTCAGACTTGCTGCAAGGAATGCCATTGAAGCTG GCTTCGATGGAGTTGAAATTCATGGCGCGAATGGCTACATCATCGAACAATTCATGAAAGACAGCGTCAATGATCGGAGCGATGAGTACGGTGGGAGCTTGGAGAATCGATGCCGCTTTGCTTTAGAAATAGCCGAAGCGATCGTCGAAGAGATCGGAGCTGACAGAGTTGGAATGCGTCTCTCGCCCTTCTCCGACTACATGGAGTGCTGGGATTCAAATCCAGAAGCCCTTGGTCTTTACATGGTGGAGGCACTGAACAAGTATGGCATTGCATATTGTCATCTGATTGAGCCCAGGATGGCCATTGTGGATGGGAGGCGCCAAATACCTCACAGGCTGCTTCCGATGAGGAAGGCTTTCAAGGGAACTTTCATTGCTGCTGGAGGATATGATAGAGAGGAAGGGAACAAGGTTGTGGCAGAAGGTTACACTGATTTGGTGGCATTTGGTCGCCAGTTTTTGGCTAATCCTGACCTGCCTAGAAGATTTGAGCTCAATGCTCCTCTTAACAAGTATAATAGGTCCACGTTCTATACACCGGATCCTGTTGTTGGATACACAGACTACCCAGTCCTGGAATGCAAAAATTAA
- the LOC120106679 gene encoding uncharacterized protein LOC120106679: MTGDAGGRSSRRLVLLASIFLQLIPGLSDNPSTPDGVKADTHPNSRSNTGLKVLFILLGVATLVVLSVFLFKKWQKRKREEQHARLLKLFEDDNELELELGLHD, from the exons ATGACCGGAGACGCCGGCGGACGATCCTCGCGACGACTCGTCCTCCTCGCCTCGATTTTTCTCCAATTGATCCCAG GTTTATCTGATAATCCATCAACTCCTGATGGAGTAAAAGCCGATACCCATCCTAATTCCAGGAGCAACACTGGGCTTAAGGTGCTGTTCATTTTGCTTGGGGTGGCCACACTTGTGGTATTGTCTGTTTTCTTGTTCAAGAAGTGGcagaaaaggaagagagaagaacaaCATGCCCGACTGCTGAAGCTTTTTGAAGATGATAATGAGCTTGAGCTTGAACTTGGTCTTCATGATTAA